From Desmodus rotundus isolate HL8 chromosome 12, HLdesRot8A.1, whole genome shotgun sequence, one genomic window encodes:
- the HENMT1 gene encoding small RNA 2'-O-methyltransferase isoform X1 — translation MEQNNRESNSVADGSFDLPTKKTINFFPPLYRQRYSFVNDLVNRHKPKKVADLGCGNALLIQMIKSHSCLELIVGVDINEDKIGSQRCKLSPFSGDYLSPRDLNLSIILYHGSAVERDSRLRGFDLVTCIELIEHLDSQDLARFPKVVFGYLSPAMVVISTPNSDFNPLFPVVTLRDSDHKFEWNRKQFQTWALGVASFYNYSVEFTGVGEPPEGAGNVGYCTQIGVFRKIGAPATPSCAAEQCGEHVYKVVYSVSYPSLQQKEVRKLALANEVSRQVQSIRQSYISGLSVLQNGDRQGPQMKGNGLVAFSGPVFTELEKLNIEKSPKPFCCGNKLYVPLERLLAYPKVNRLCDDADAMRALLEGTVRLSRDGSAVTIDLHDDSQ, via the exons ATGGAACAGAACAACAGAGAG AGCAACAGTGTGGCCGATGGCAGTTTTGACCTTCCCACCAAGAAGACAATTAATTTCTTCCCCCCGTTATACAGACAGCGTTACAGCTTTGTTAATGACCTAGTGAATCGACATAAACCCAAGAAG GTGGCAGACTTGGGGTGTGGTAACGCTTTGCTCATACAGATGATTAAATCACACAGTTGCCTTGAACTGATTGTTGGAGTAGATATCAATGAAGATAAAATAGGATCGCAAAG GTGTAAATTGTCTCCGTTCTCTGGGGATTATCTGAGTCCCCGGGATCTGAATTTGTCTATCATCTTGTATCATGGCTCTGCTGTGGAGAGAGACTCTCGTTTGCGTGGATTTGACTTAGTAACATGTATCGAGTT AATAGAACACTTGGACTCGCAAGACCTGGCCAGGTTCCCCAAAGTCGTGTTTGGGTACTTGTCACCAGCCATGGTCGTCATAAGCACGCCAAACTCTGACTTCAACCCCCTGTTCCCAGTCGTGACCTTAAGAGACTCAGATCACAAGTTTGAGTGGAACAGGAAGCAGTTTCAGACCTG GGCCTTAGGTGTGGCCAGTTTCTACAATTACTCTGTGGAGTTTACCGGCGTGGGGGAGCCGCCAGAAGGAGCTGGCAATGTTGGCTACTGCACCCAGATAGGGGTCTTCCGGAAAATCGGGGCCCCGGCGACCCCCTCGTGTGCTGCAGAGCAGTGTGGTGAACATGTGTATAAAGTT GTTTACTCAGTGTCATACCCGAGTTTACAGCAAAAAGAAGTCCGCAAACTGGCATTAGCCAATGAGGTGTCTCGACAAGTCCAGAGCATAAGGCAGAGCTACATCTCGGGCCTGAGCGTGTTACAGAACGGCGACAGACAGGGCCCTCAGATGAAAGGCAATGGGCTCGTCGCGTTTTCTGGACCAGTCTTCACAGAACTGGAAAAACTCAACATAGAGAAGTCTCCCAAGCCCTTCTGCTGTGGGAACAAGCTTTACGTGCCACTGGAAAGACTCCTTGCGTACCCCAAGGTGAACCGCTTATGCGATGACGCAGATGCGATGCGGGCGCTCCTTGAGGGCACCGTGAGGCTGAGCAGGGACGGCTCTGCGGTGACGATCGACCTGCACGATGACAGTCAGTGA
- the HENMT1 gene encoding small RNA 2'-O-methyltransferase isoform X2 — MEQNNRESNSVADGSFDLPTKKTINFFPPLYRQRYSFVNDLVNRHKPKKVADLGCGNALLIQMIKSHSCLELIVGVDINEDKIGSQRIEHLDSQDLARFPKVVFGYLSPAMVVISTPNSDFNPLFPVVTLRDSDHKFEWNRKQFQTWALGVASFYNYSVEFTGVGEPPEGAGNVGYCTQIGVFRKIGAPATPSCAAEQCGEHVYKVVYSVSYPSLQQKEVRKLALANEVSRQVQSIRQSYISGLSVLQNGDRQGPQMKGNGLVAFSGPVFTELEKLNIEKSPKPFCCGNKLYVPLERLLAYPKVNRLCDDADAMRALLEGTVRLSRDGSAVTIDLHDDSQ, encoded by the exons ATGGAACAGAACAACAGAGAG AGCAACAGTGTGGCCGATGGCAGTTTTGACCTTCCCACCAAGAAGACAATTAATTTCTTCCCCCCGTTATACAGACAGCGTTACAGCTTTGTTAATGACCTAGTGAATCGACATAAACCCAAGAAG GTGGCAGACTTGGGGTGTGGTAACGCTTTGCTCATACAGATGATTAAATCACACAGTTGCCTTGAACTGATTGTTGGAGTAGATATCAATGAAGATAAAATAGGATCGCAAAG AATAGAACACTTGGACTCGCAAGACCTGGCCAGGTTCCCCAAAGTCGTGTTTGGGTACTTGTCACCAGCCATGGTCGTCATAAGCACGCCAAACTCTGACTTCAACCCCCTGTTCCCAGTCGTGACCTTAAGAGACTCAGATCACAAGTTTGAGTGGAACAGGAAGCAGTTTCAGACCTG GGCCTTAGGTGTGGCCAGTTTCTACAATTACTCTGTGGAGTTTACCGGCGTGGGGGAGCCGCCAGAAGGAGCTGGCAATGTTGGCTACTGCACCCAGATAGGGGTCTTCCGGAAAATCGGGGCCCCGGCGACCCCCTCGTGTGCTGCAGAGCAGTGTGGTGAACATGTGTATAAAGTT GTTTACTCAGTGTCATACCCGAGTTTACAGCAAAAAGAAGTCCGCAAACTGGCATTAGCCAATGAGGTGTCTCGACAAGTCCAGAGCATAAGGCAGAGCTACATCTCGGGCCTGAGCGTGTTACAGAACGGCGACAGACAGGGCCCTCAGATGAAAGGCAATGGGCTCGTCGCGTTTTCTGGACCAGTCTTCACAGAACTGGAAAAACTCAACATAGAGAAGTCTCCCAAGCCCTTCTGCTGTGGGAACAAGCTTTACGTGCCACTGGAAAGACTCCTTGCGTACCCCAAGGTGAACCGCTTATGCGATGACGCAGATGCGATGCGGGCGCTCCTTGAGGGCACCGTGAGGCTGAGCAGGGACGGCTCTGCGGTGACGATCGACCTGCACGATGACAGTCAGTGA